One Spirochaeta africana DSM 8902 genomic window carries:
- a CDS encoding YdeI/OmpD-associated family protein — MRTERGVDAMNSSQISQGVVHDVPDDLKQVLLEDESLLEQWNGLTPLARNEWICWTISVKKPETRANHIQRLCSEIQEGKRRPCCWPGCSHR; from the coding sequence GTGAGAACCGAAAGAGGAGTAGATGCAATGAACTCCAGCCAGATATCCCAGGGCGTGGTGCATGATGTGCCGGATGATCTGAAACAGGTTCTGCTGGAGGATGAGTCTCTGCTGGAACAATGGAACGGACTCACCCCATTGGCTCGCAACGAGTGGATATGCTGGACGATATCGGTCAAAAAGCCGGAAACCAGAGCCAACCATATTCAGCGGTTGTGCAGCGAGATACAGGAAGGCAAACGACGACCGTGCTGCTGGCCTGGCTGTTCACACCGGTAA
- a CDS encoding VOC family protein — protein MSKIGACIWLDGQSAVEAAELYTRIFPDSRITATTHYTEVGQELHGQKPGAVMTVEYEIDGFSFSALNGGAAFTPNPSISFFVRCENAVEVDRLWAELSPGGTALMPLDSYTFNERYGWIQDKFGVSYQLIVDPPAPGQRISPSLLFVGDVCGKAEEAMQFYTSVFADSALGEIARYSAGQEPDAEGTVMHGQFRLEGQQCIAMDSALQHDFGFTEGISLIVDVESQQELDRYWNELSAVPEAEMCGWLKDRFGVSWQILPNSAMNQVLVSDDEAAKRRLLAAMFHMKKIDIAGLQAGI, from the coding sequence ATGTCTAAAATAGGCGCATGTATCTGGCTTGATGGCCAGTCGGCGGTCGAGGCCGCTGAGTTATATACCAGGATTTTTCCGGATTCGCGGATTACCGCTACTACCCATTATACCGAGGTCGGCCAGGAACTTCACGGGCAGAAGCCGGGGGCGGTCATGACGGTGGAATACGAAATAGACGGGTTCAGTTTTTCTGCCCTCAATGGGGGAGCAGCCTTTACCCCCAATCCCTCAATCTCCTTTTTTGTACGCTGTGAAAACGCGGTTGAGGTAGATCGGCTCTGGGCGGAGCTGTCTCCAGGCGGTACTGCCTTGATGCCGCTGGACAGCTATACCTTTAACGAGCGCTACGGCTGGATTCAGGATAAATTCGGGGTGTCGTATCAGCTGATTGTTGATCCGCCAGCGCCGGGGCAGCGTATTTCGCCCAGTCTGCTGTTTGTCGGCGATGTCTGCGGCAAGGCCGAGGAGGCGATGCAGTTCTATACATCGGTGTTTGCCGATTCTGCCCTCGGTGAGATTGCCCGCTACAGTGCCGGTCAGGAGCCCGATGCCGAGGGCACGGTAATGCACGGCCAGTTCCGACTGGAAGGCCAGCAGTGCATTGCCATGGACAGTGCCCTACAGCATGATTTCGGTTTTACCGAGGGGATATCGCTGATAGTCGATGTAGAGTCACAGCAGGAGCTTGATCGCTACTGGAACGAGCTGTCAGCAGTCCCCGAGGCTGAAATGTGCGGCTGGCTCAAGGATCGCTTCGGTGTGTCGTGGCAGATTCTGCCCAACTCTGCCATGAATCAGGTGCTGGTTTCCGACGATGAGGCAGCCAAAAGGCGGCTGCTGGCAGCCATGTTCCACATGAAGAAGATTGATATTGCCGGGCTGCAAGCGGGAATCTGA
- a CDS encoding winged helix-turn-helix domain-containing protein, whose protein sequence is MTGLLQDHSRLSIVSLLASSSVGELPFTSIREKTGLTAGNLSSHLRTLENAGLVHTTKQFQGRRPLTTIELTPAGRTALDQAISAMEEFVRAHRNQ, encoded by the coding sequence GTGACCGGACTCCTGCAAGACCACAGCCGCCTCTCGATTGTATCCCTGCTGGCAAGCAGCAGTGTAGGCGAGCTGCCGTTCACCAGTATCCGGGAAAAAACCGGGCTGACAGCCGGCAACCTCTCCTCGCATCTGCGAACACTCGAGAACGCCGGCCTGGTACACACCACCAAACAGTTCCAGGGCCGTCGACCGCTGACCACCATCGAACTCACCCCGGCCGGACGCACCGCACTGGACCAGGCAATCAGCGCCATGGAGGAGTTCGTTCGGGCGCATCGGAACCAGTAA
- a CDS encoding FitA-like ribbon-helix-helix domain-containing protein, with product MSQITIRNLSPELDHLIRQEALKRHISLNEAVQHLLRQATGLDDNSDRKRDLRKLAGGWTDENLHEFEQTQTINSAIDSELWQ from the coding sequence ATGAGTCAAATAACGATTCGCAATCTATCTCCCGAACTCGATCATCTCATTCGACAGGAAGCTCTGAAACGACATATCAGCCTGAATGAGGCCGTGCAGCATCTGTTGCGACAGGCAACAGGACTTGACGACAACAGTGACCGCAAGCGTGATTTGCGGAAACTTGCCGGAGGATGGACAGACGAGAATCTGCATGAGTTCGAGCAAACCCAGACCATCAATTCCGCAATAGACTCTGAGCTCTGGCAATGA
- a CDS encoding flavodoxin domain-containing protein produces MRSLIVYATKYGAVEKAARLLADQLQGDVELVNLAAGPVADLTGIDRVIVGGSIYAGSIQEEVKQFCSSNQQQLLDRRFALFVCCGREDQAREQLAACLEPRLIQHAEQIGSFGYIYDFARMNLIFKLIIRKLAKVKTSQFNLREENIRTFAAQLNS; encoded by the coding sequence ATGAGATCCCTGATAGTCTATGCCACCAAATACGGCGCCGTCGAAAAGGCCGCCCGGCTGCTTGCCGATCAGCTGCAGGGCGATGTCGAGCTGGTGAACCTGGCAGCAGGACCGGTAGCCGATCTGACCGGTATCGACCGGGTGATTGTTGGCGGGTCCATCTATGCCGGGAGTATCCAGGAGGAGGTCAAGCAGTTCTGCAGCAGCAATCAACAGCAGCTGCTGGACCGTCGCTTTGCCCTGTTTGTATGCTGCGGTCGGGAAGACCAGGCCCGTGAACAGCTGGCGGCTTGCCTGGAACCCCGGCTGATACAGCACGCCGAGCAGATCGGCAGCTTTGGCTATATCTATGACTTTGCCAGGATGAACCTTATCTTCAAGCTGATCATCCGCAAGCTGGCCAAGGTCAAGACAAGCCAGTTCAACCTGCGGGAGGAAAATATCCGCACCTTTGCGGCGCAGCTGAACTCGTGA
- a CDS encoding YncE family protein has product MVFDTTTHTPVHAEPRTSFGLDAHGVRATPDGSEIWMVNRATSDGIIIDPRTDAVIDYLPFVGESPDILDFSPDGRFAFVTLRGPATLSGPHANQEFSPGVAVLDTAQGRL; this is encoded by the coding sequence ATGGTGTTCGATACCACCACCCATACCCCGGTACACGCAGAACCTCGAACAAGCTTCGGGCTGGATGCTCATGGTGTCCGCGCCACTCCCGACGGCTCCGAGATCTGGATGGTAAACCGCGCTACCAGTGACGGGATAATTATCGATCCGCGTACCGATGCGGTAATCGACTATCTGCCATTTGTGGGCGAGTCTCCCGATATCCTGGACTTCTCCCCCGATGGGCGCTTTGCATTTGTTACCCTGCGAGGCCCTGCCACACTGAGTGGTCCGCATGCCAACCAGGAGTTCTCCCCCGGTGTAGCGGTACTGGACACTGCACAAGGCAGGTTGTAG
- a CDS encoding type II toxin-antitoxin system Phd/YefM family antitoxin, whose translation MYVTTTELQNNFGKYLKLCERHTIIVTKNGKKRAVLLPFPRGEHGYEAAEPEHIYGTAARKPDFVPYQEYLRLTENSEDRYEYIDGVIYLMSSPGFTHQQILGRLHLLFQKVFSHNQPEDQGCEVFLSPFDTYLYHLPIKEERELTEDDTNVVQPDLLVLCDHHTTVDEHDRYKGTPALVVEILSPSTRSKDKLRKLVLYAESGIREYWIVDPHTSSISVYSFADCALRSDTHYSEDQTAISDTFTDLQVPLRHVFG comes from the coding sequence ATGTACGTCACCACCACTGAACTGCAGAACAATTTCGGCAAGTACCTGAAACTATGTGAACGCCATACCATTATAGTTACCAAAAACGGCAAGAAGCGGGCTGTGCTGCTGCCATTTCCCCGTGGTGAGCATGGCTACGAGGCAGCAGAGCCTGAGCACATCTATGGTACGGCGGCCCGCAAACCGGATTTTGTACCCTACCAGGAATACCTCAGGCTGACAGAAAACAGCGAGGATCGCTACGAGTATATCGACGGGGTGATCTACCTGATGTCCTCGCCGGGCTTCACTCACCAGCAGATTCTGGGAAGGCTGCACCTTTTGTTTCAGAAAGTTTTTTCTCACAACCAGCCGGAGGATCAGGGCTGCGAGGTGTTTCTGTCGCCGTTCGACACCTATCTGTACCATCTGCCGATCAAGGAGGAGCGCGAACTGACCGAGGACGACACCAATGTGGTTCAGCCCGACCTGCTGGTGCTGTGCGACCATCACACAACGGTAGATGAACATGATCGCTACAAAGGCACCCCTGCCCTGGTAGTCGAGATCCTGTCGCCCTCCACCCGCAGCAAGGACAAGCTGCGGAAGCTGGTGCTGTACGCCGAAAGCGGCATCCGCGAGTACTGGATTGTGGACCCTCACACTTCCAGCATCAGTGTATACAGCTTTGCCGACTGCGCTTTGCGCAGTGATACTCACTATAGCGAGGATCAGACCGCTATCTCCGACACATTTACCGATCTGCAGGTTCCGCTGCGGCATGTATTCGGGTAG
- a CDS encoding FMN-binding protein, with translation MKQFPQAAIVLFITALVPLLLSGCLIDRFANVDIDEILADTHIEDVDLQQVGSGTYTGSHAAGLVEVESEVTVQHNTIEEITITRHEKWRGGKAEAITDDVIQTQSLQVDVISGATVSSMVILKSIENALRAGIQEQQQ, from the coding sequence ATGAAACAGTTCCCGCAAGCAGCCATCGTGCTGTTCATCACCGCACTGGTACCGCTTCTACTGAGCGGATGCCTGATCGATCGCTTTGCCAATGTTGACATCGACGAGATCCTGGCAGACACCCACATCGAAGATGTTGATCTGCAGCAGGTGGGATCCGGTACCTACACCGGCAGCCATGCTGCCGGATTGGTAGAGGTTGAATCCGAGGTCACCGTACAGCATAACACCATCGAGGAAATCACCATTACCAGGCACGAAAAATGGCGCGGCGGTAAGGCCGAGGCCATTACCGATGATGTTATCCAGACCCAATCCTTGCAGGTCGACGTAATCAGCGGAGCGACCGTTAGCAGTATGGTCATACTCAAATCGATCGAGAACGCCCTGCGAGCGGGCATTCAGGAGCAGCAGCAATGA
- a CDS encoding macrolide 2'-phosphotransferase: protein MNSTHDIIAIAARHGLLLNGKIQFNEMGLDFRVGFASDSEGRSWVLRLPRRDGLQPVIEREARILDFVRSRLPVQVPEWQICEPDLVAYPLLTDPMALTFDSDTYEVSWNINQDSSLYITSLAKVLVALHAAPSDAAAAAGIPVHTPEQVRKQLHHDMQVVKREIGISPSLEDRCLRWLDNDTLWPDYSVLVHGDLYAGHVTAASNGQITGVIDWTEAVVSDPSIDFSGHLSAFSHESLEQLIAAYEHAGGRVWPGMTEHIAERHAIASPIRYGLFALTPGNGEHIAAVKSQLGVSFSYDSKVKPS from the coding sequence ATGAATAGTACACATGATATTATCGCAATCGCCGCCAGGCACGGACTGCTGCTGAATGGTAAGATCCAGTTTAACGAGATGGGGCTCGATTTCCGTGTCGGATTCGCCTCCGATTCAGAAGGGCGTAGTTGGGTGCTCAGACTGCCTCGTCGGGATGGTTTACAGCCGGTTATTGAACGGGAAGCAAGGATTCTGGACTTCGTACGCAGCCGCCTGCCTGTGCAAGTGCCGGAGTGGCAGATTTGCGAACCCGATCTGGTGGCATATCCACTGCTTACGGATCCTATGGCGCTTACTTTTGACTCTGATACCTACGAGGTTAGCTGGAATATTAATCAGGATTCCAGTTTATATATAACCAGCCTTGCGAAGGTACTTGTAGCCTTGCATGCCGCGCCATCGGATGCGGCTGCAGCTGCCGGAATTCCAGTCCATACACCGGAACAGGTTCGAAAACAGCTGCACCATGACATGCAGGTGGTGAAGCGTGAGATTGGAATCAGCCCGTCCCTGGAGGATCGTTGTCTGCGATGGCTGGATAACGATACCCTCTGGCCGGATTACTCGGTATTGGTCCATGGAGATTTATATGCCGGTCATGTAACCGCAGCATCCAACGGCCAAATTACCGGGGTGATTGACTGGACCGAGGCTGTAGTTAGTGACCCATCGATCGATTTTTCCGGACATTTATCCGCCTTCAGCCATGAGAGCCTTGAGCAACTGATCGCTGCCTACGAGCATGCCGGAGGTCGCGTCTGGCCCGGCATGACTGAACATATTGCAGAACGACATGCCATTGCCTCACCAATCAGATACGGGTTGTTTGCGCTTACCCCGGGCAATGGCGAGCATATTGCTGCGGTAAAATCCCAATTGGGTGTGTCATTTTCCTACGACTCAAAGGTTAAACCCTCATGA
- a CDS encoding DUF1707 SHOCT-like domain-containing protein, with the protein MQNQRNQGKNLQTRASDTERFQIEEQLRAAATEGRIDFTELAERLTAVYNSRTTQELAAITADLPERVVPAVKPLALRVSSGIQKKQGVWQVPAELSAECNSGQVTIDFTQAICPHQEIQLNIAINSGVIRLVVPEGWQVHHDEVSINSGVSRDKLKAPPRVGLPVVNVQGSINSGVLTMVHPRAGFWAGVLRRIFG; encoded by the coding sequence ATGCAGAATCAGCGTAATCAGGGGAAAAATCTCCAGACTCGGGCCTCGGATACCGAACGATTTCAGATTGAGGAACAACTGCGTGCTGCTGCAACCGAGGGCAGGATAGATTTTACCGAGCTGGCAGAGCGATTGACCGCGGTTTACAATTCCAGGACTACGCAAGAACTTGCAGCTATCACTGCCGATCTTCCTGAACGTGTTGTGCCGGCGGTCAAGCCACTGGCTCTCCGGGTATCCAGCGGCATCCAGAAGAAGCAGGGTGTCTGGCAGGTGCCCGCTGAACTGAGTGCCGAGTGTAATTCCGGCCAGGTAACCATCGATTTTACCCAGGCGATCTGTCCTCACCAAGAGATTCAACTGAATATTGCGATAAACAGCGGTGTGATCCGTCTGGTAGTCCCCGAAGGCTGGCAGGTTCACCATGATGAGGTCAGCATCAACAGCGGTGTCAGTCGCGATAAGCTGAAAGCCCCGCCACGGGTCGGTTTACCGGTAGTGAATGTACAGGGCTCAATCAACTCCGGGGTCCTCACAATGGTACATCCGCGAGCAGGCTTCTGGGCAGGTGTACTGCGCAGGATTTTCGGGTAA
- a CDS encoding TetR/AcrR family transcriptional regulator — MTNKEIQEQRIKDIFVQAAMLIVREEGTAAVKVKRVADQAGYAAGTLYNYFHDLNELLFHCVMEFFRECRDHALKQAHGMTGPLERLLAIALGYSSYFLGNPNIYQLVFMADLQPAQQAEAPIDYQPEIVRIGAELLQQCAREGRINPAHADTILGLLANTIHGNLLFFLTGRSGEPRQDAVTEKIRREICWVLERSAPDGHR, encoded by the coding sequence ATGACCAACAAGGAAATCCAGGAACAGCGCATCAAGGATATTTTTGTGCAGGCAGCCATGCTGATCGTCCGGGAAGAAGGCACGGCAGCGGTAAAGGTAAAGCGGGTTGCCGACCAGGCCGGCTATGCCGCCGGTACCCTGTATAACTACTTTCACGACCTGAACGAGCTGCTGTTCCACTGTGTAATGGAGTTCTTCCGGGAATGTCGGGATCATGCCCTGAAACAGGCACACGGCATGACTGGCCCGCTGGAGCGCCTGCTGGCCATTGCCCTGGGTTACAGCAGCTACTTTCTCGGGAATCCCAATATCTATCAGCTGGTATTCATGGCCGACCTCCAGCCGGCGCAGCAGGCTGAGGCCCCTATCGACTACCAGCCCGAGATCGTGCGCATTGGCGCCGAGCTCCTGCAGCAGTGTGCACGGGAGGGCAGGATCAATCCGGCACACGCCGATACGATACTCGGGCTGCTCGCCAACACCATCCACGGCAATCTGTTGTTTTTTCTGACCGGCAGGTCGGGTGAGCCCCGTCAGGATGCGGTTACCGAAAAAATCCGCCGGGAAATCTGCTGGGTGCTTGAGCGCTCGGCACCGGATGGACATAGATAA